In a genomic window of Drosophila takahashii strain IR98-3 E-12201 chromosome 3L, DtakHiC1v2, whole genome shotgun sequence:
- the LOC108065784 gene encoding acyl-CoA-binding protein: MVSFEEAAELAKNFSKKPTDSEFLEFYGLFKQSTVGDVNIDRPGILDLKKKAMYEAWNAHKGLSKEAAKEAYVKVYEKYAPKYA, translated from the coding sequence ATGGTCAGTTTTGAGGAAGCCGCCGAACTCGCCAAGAACTTCTCCAAGAAGCCCACCGACTCCGAGTTCCTGGAGTTCTACGGCCTGTTCAAGCAGTCCACCGTCGGCGATGTGAACATCGACAGGCCCGGCATCCTGGATCTCAAGAAGAAGGCCATGTACGAGGCCTGGAACGCCCACAAGGGTCTGTCGAAGGAGGCCGCCAAGGAGGCCTACGTGAAGGTGTACGAGAAGTACGCCCCCAAGTACGCCTAA
- the Acbp6 gene encoding acyl-CoA-binding protein — protein sequence MPTFEEIVEKAKNFKNLPSKEEFLEFYGYYKQATVGDCNIEEPEDEEKKARYNAWKSKAGLTADDAKAYYIEVYKKYAPQYE from the exons ATGCCCACC TTTGAGGAGATCGTCGAGAAGGCCAAGAACTTCAAGAACCTGCCCAGCAAGGAGGAGTTCCTCGAGTTCTACGGCTACTACAAGCAGGCCACCGTCGGCGACTGCAACATTGAGGAGCCGGAGGATGAGGAGAAGAAGGCCCGCTACAATGCCTGGAAGAGCAAGGCCGGTCTGACCGCCGATGATGCCAAGGCCTACTACATCGAGGTCTACAAGAAGTACGCTCCCCAGTACGAATAA
- the LOC108065782 gene encoding acyl-CoA-binding protein — translation MKGFESFISATERPRSIQSSLPFPVHYQQESNSDNMVSFEEASELAKKFTKKPTDAEFLEFYGLFKQATVGDVNIEKPGALALKEKAKFEAWSSNKGLSKEAAKEAYVKVYEKYAPKYA, via the exons ATGAAAGGGTTTGAAAGCTTTATAAGCGCGACTGAAAGGCCTAGAAGTATTCAATCGTCATTGCCTTTTCCAGTG CATTACCAACAAGAATCCAATTCTGACAATATGGTGTCC TTCGAAGAAGCCTCTGAACTCGCCAAGAAGTTCACCAAGAAGCCCACCGATGCCGAGTTCCTGGAGTTCTACGGTCTCTTCAAGCAGGCCACCGTTGGCGATGTGAACATCGAGAAGCCCGGCGCTTTGGCCCTGAAGGAGAAGGCCAAGTTCGAGGCCTGGAGCTCCAACAAGGGTCTGTCGAAGGAGGCCGCCAAGGAGGCCTACGTGAAGGTGTACGAGAAGTACGCCCCCAAGTACGCCTAA
- the Acbp2 gene encoding acyl-CoA-binding protein homolog, whose product MSLSEQFNAAAEKVKSLTKRPSDDEFLELYALFKQASVGDNETAKPGLLDLKGKAKWEAWNKQKGKSSEAAQQEYVTFVASLVAKYA is encoded by the exons ATGTCCCTCTCCGAG cAATTCAACGCCGCCGCCGAGAAGGTGAAGAGCCTGACCAAGCGTCCCAGCGACGACGAGTTCCTGGAGCTGTACGCCCTGTTCAAGCAGGCCAGCGTGGGCGACAACGAGACCGCCAAGCCGGGACTCCTGGACCTCAAGGGCAAGGCCAAGTGGGAGGCCTGGAACAAGCAGAAGGGCAAGAGCAGCGAGGCCGCCCAGCAGGAGTACGTCACCTTCGTGGCCAGCCTGGTGGCCAAGTACGCTTAG
- the melt gene encoding protein melted produces MHELFNKVLAKRDLSRAGDLFSVPDADIVDDITEVLSEISPIISHADYVKNNNDQSVVEICVTRVLSCIRETRTAERYCAALVDLLKTCLLWNLQPSGTTKEEPPHAKIAADIISSIFLNYDKKELMKIALPVAVQFLPKGNRELSRNLASYLSLAAIDHAFLLSPHTDSVMESILSGNYGLLRVLSQVYEVAPEEVTPHAPLLIPLLPQCDSQERMAVFQLYLLIVQKSPEVLESCVPQLCGFLLDSDTSSITMQILLKLSQHSPNLLVDHFEQLRLAAKTNPGTIPLCAQIMTTAGIGSKETAQQALDFVLEHLPTQALLQQEATRLCSAYPVLFTDKVLACVRQKNAALSSQQDVGNGLGNKTSGGVTIVSLNSSSPSPPLKPAPIVAPSVNTTINQPAIVTSATPTAPPASASAPIATSTPTAAATPTQQHAGYTRRVKLGDSRSTGRLHPASNTHRSVTRLNVASGSVGGLHKSMTRLSNSQINQQPGGSSNGNVVVQSGGATPKTPTAFSNPPVTPVPPLSNNVVITGHNRHGIPVTSGGVTVTTSPSKVRPHSQGPSTLLNSSTVLMKYSTDALNQSVGSISIPQAPSTAASLQPQTQAQTQNAVSVHHASPALPQSVSNGNAKSVMKLPVNGNSEVIVSGPTTNVAPRRSDNTSRTLLNANSVMDQRMSTFEPYQIMRDPVQQFCEKNFNSIKSYMDEVSQHLPPPTRCSIEVSNEFAERRTKKVAKLHFACQIRGPHCLYSKTCFTMRTRNPKTWIHMMFLDFQVRHFVKEKCVLSTRESGISNLKNIWQILKCENRSFTELVTSQFPQVKDREILVNELRHSGFLDVFEVSKTDKSNPNCNELEYQWGCFLCNHPDKAVGFLNGSNQPMIEGQLKEKKGKWRLFRRWRTRYFTLSGAHLSCKGSSGGESIDVNQIRSVKVSRGARNIPKAFEIFTADQTLILKPKDGKNAEEWVQCLSIVVAHSQARDNPTAKTNSLPARSMGSSKPSF; encoded by the exons ATGCACGAACTCTTTAACAAAGTGCTCGCCAAGCGCGATCTCTCCCGAGCCGGAGATCTCTTCTCCGTGCCGGATGCAGATATTGTCGACGACATCACGGAGGTG CTCTCCGAGATTAGTCCCATCATCTCGCATGCGGACTATGTGAAGAACAACAATGATCAGAGTGTGGTGGAAATCTGTGTAACGAGGGTGCTGTCCTGCATCCGGGAAACGCGGACTGCGGAGCGGTATTGTGCTGCTCTGGTGGATCTCCTGAAGACCTGCCTGCTGTGGAACCTCCAACCCTCGGGAACCACAAAAGAAGAGCCACCCCATGCCAAGATTGCCGCCGATATTATTTCTAGCATTTTTCTG AACTACGACAAAAAAGAACTGATGAAAATAGCCCTTCCCGTCGCCGTGCAGTTTTTGCCGAAAGGAAACCGTGAGCTGTCTAGAAACCTGGCCAGCTACTTGTCCCTGGCGGCCATCGATCACGCCTTCCTGCTGAGTCCCCACACGGATTCCGTCATGGAGTCCATCCTGTCTGGGAATTATGGTCTACTCCGCGTGCTCTCCCAGGTTTACGAGGTGGCTCCGGAAGAGGTGACGCCACATGCCCCACTTTTGATACCCCTGCTGCCGCAGTGTGATTCCCAGGAGCGGATGGCGGTCTTCCAGTTGTACCTGCTGATTGTGCAGAAGTCACCCGAGGTCCTGGAGTCGTGCGTTCCACAGCTCTGTGGCTTTCTGCTGGACAGCGACACCTCCAGCATCACCATGCAGATCCTGCTGAAGCTGTCGCAGCACTCGCCCAATCTGCTCGTCGATCACTTTGAGCAGTTGCGTCTGGCGGCCAAGACGAATCCCGGAACGATTCCGCTCTGCGCCCAGATCATGACTACCGCGGGAATTGGCAGCAAGGAGACGGCCCAGCAGGCTCTGGACTTTGTCCTCGAGCACCTGCCCACCCAGGCACTCCTGCAGCAGGAGGCCACTCGCCTGTGCTCCGCCTATCCGGTTCTGTTCACCGACAAGGTCCTGGCCTGTGTGCGACAGAAGAACGCCGCCCTGAGCTCGCAGCAGGATGTGGGCAATGGCCTGGGCAACAAGACCTCCGGTGGCGTCACCATTGTCAGCCTGAACAGCTCCAGTCCCAGTCCGCCGCTGAAGCCAG CTCCCATTGTTGCGCCCTCCGTCAACACGACGATCAACCAGCCGGCCATCGTGaccagtgccacgcccacagctCCTCCCGCCTCTGCCTCTGCGCCCATTGCCACCTCCACGCCCACGgccgctgccacgcccacccagCAGCATGCCGGCTACACGCGGCGGGTGAAACTGGGAGATTCTAGGAGCACGGGTCGCCTGCATCCCGCCAGCAACACGCACCGGAGTGTGACCCGGTTGAATGTGGCCAGCGGATCGGTGGGTGGACTCCACAAGAGCATGACGCGGCTGAGCAACTCGCAGATTAACCAGCAGCCCGGTGGCAGCTCCAACGGCAATGTGGTGGTGCAATCGGGAGGGGCCACCCCAAAGACACCGACTGCGTTCAGCAATCCGCCCGTGACACCAGTGCCGCCGCTGAGTAATAATGTAGTGATCACGGGACACAATCGACACGGCATTCCTGTGACTTCCGGCGGCGTGACAGTCACCACTTCGCCCTCGAAGGTGCGACCGCACTCCCAAGGACCCTCCACGCTGCTCAACTCGAGCACGGTGCTGATGAAGTACAGCACGGACGCACTGAATCAGTCGGTGGGCTCGATCTCCATACCGCAGGCTCCTTCGACGGCGGCCAGTTTGCAACCGCAGACGCAGGCGCAGACGCAGAATGCGGTTTCCGTGCACCATGCCTCGCCGGCGCTGCCACAATCCGTTAGTAATGGCAATGCCAAGTCGGTGATGAAGCTGCCGGTCAACGGAAAT AGCGAAGTGATTGTTTCGGGACCCACCACCAATGTGGCACCTCGACGTAGCGATAATACCAGCAGGACCCTACTAAATGCCAACAGTGTGATGGACCAGCGGATGAGCACCTTCGAGCCATACCAGATAATGCGAGATCCCGTCCAGCAGTTCTGCGAGAAGAACTTCAATTCGATTAAGTCCTATATGGATGAGGTTTCGCAGCATTTGCCGCCGCCCACGCGCTGCAGCATCGAGG TTTCCAATGAATTCGCAGAGCGTCGGACCAAAAAGGTGGCCAAACTGCACTTTGCCTGCCAGATACGCGGACCCCATTGCCTCTACTCCAAAACTTGCTTCACGATGCGAACTCGGAATCCCAAGACCTGGATACATATGATGTTCCTGGACTTTCAAGTGCGCCATTTT GTGAAGGAGAAGTGCGTGCTGAGCACGCGTGAGTCCGGCATCAGTAATCTCAAGAATATCTGGCAGATACTCAAGTGCGAGAACCGCAGCTTCACCGAACTGGTCACCAGCCAGTTTCCTCAGGTCAAG GACCGCGAGATCCTGGTGAACGAGCTGCGTCACTCGGGCTTCCTGGACGTGTTCGAGGTCTCCAAGACGGACAAGTCCAACCCGAACTGCAACGAGTTGGAGTACCAGTGGGGCTGCTTCCTGTGCAATCATCCGGACAAGGCTGTGGGCTTCCTCAATGGCAGCAATCAGCCCATGATAGAGGGTCAGCTGAAGGAGAAGAAGGGCAAGTGGCGACTTTTCAGACGCTGGCGAACGCGCTACTTTACACTTTCCGGAGCGCATTTGTCCTGCAAGGGATCT AGCGGTGGTGAGAGCATCGATGTGAACCAGATCCGATCTGTGAAGGTGTCGCGGGGTGCCCGCAACATACCCAAGGCCTTCGAGATCTTCACCGCCGACCAGACGTTAATACTCAAGCCGAAGGACGGCAAGAATGCCGAGGAGTGGGTGCAGTGCCTCAGCATCGTGGTTGCCCACTCGCAGGCCCGCGACAATCCCACGGCCAAAACGAATAGCTTGCCGGCCCGCAGCATGGGCAGCAGCAAGCCCTCCTTCTAG